TTCTCTCGCGCATTACACAGGGGGCAAAGGTCTGCGCTTGGGTTGATGTATCGAATGCCTTTGATCCTGCATCAGCGGCAGCGGCGGGCATCAATCTCGCACGACTGTTGTGGGTACGATGCGGTGCAGTGCAGAAGAGTGTCCAGCGAGCGGGTGGCGGGTTCTCCATACCAGAGAAGTTTCTTGTGCCACCTCCAGAGAAAAAGGGTCTGCATGGCGGCGGATTTGGGCCGCATCCACGAGGCGAGGTCAAGGGGCTCTCCGAGGCGATCGGGGGCTTTCTGCGACCGGAGGCAACAGCTCCCCGCAGCGGGGAACCGCAACGCAGGATTCGGCAAAAGCAGGAGACTCTCGAGTGGGGCCGTCGCGAGCCGACGACGAACATCGTTCGACCATCGCCTGCGCTCAGGCCCTGGTCGAGAATAGAGCAGGCGCTACGTGCAACCGACCTGCTTTTGCAGGGCGGTGGCTTCAGCGCGATCGTACTGGACATGGGAGGTCTTGCGCCGGAGTTTGTATCGCGCGTGCCACTGGCGACATGGTTTCGGTATCGCGCCGCTGCTGAGAGAACACAGTCCAGCATCCTTCTGGTAGCCCAGTTCGCCTGCGCGAAGAGCAGTGCCGAGCTGCTGCTTCGGTTCCAGCCGGCGGATGCGCTCCGCGATGAAGCAACTGTCTTCACTGGAATCAAACCCCACGTCGAAGTTGCCCGGCGTTTCACAGAGGTTGCAGGGAACGTCATCCCTCTTCGGAA
This genomic interval from Edaphobacter bradus contains the following:
- a CDS encoding DNA recombination/repair protein RecA, producing the protein MPDASTIRLQIESTLARKIPSALTPPPKIVRPVSSTGIETLDELLNGGLPVGAISELVGPECSGRTSVALSFLSRITQGAKVCAWVDVSNAFDPASAAAAGINLARLLWVRCGAVQKSVQRAGGGFSIPEKFLVPPPEKKGLHGGGFGPHPRGEVKGLSEAIGGFLRPEATAPRSGEPQRRIRQKQETLEWGRREPTTNIVRPSPALRPWSRIEQALRATDLLLQGGGFSAIVLDMGGLAPEFVSRVPLATWFRYRAAAERTQSSILLVAQFACAKSSAELLLRFQPADALRDEATVFTGIKPHVEVARRFTEVAGNVIPLRKPPQSINAATWHSCTAWAGRR